One window of Ralstonia pickettii DTP0602 genomic DNA carries:
- a CDS encoding SAM-dependent methyltransferase yields the protein MSNTHEIRPGQSIELLKELHILTRDGKMNQDSRRKLKQVYHLFQFIEPLLQEVKQDRGRVTLADHGAGKSYLGFILYDLFFKTLQDDSHIYGIETREELVKTSQALAARLGFPGMSFLNLSVADSITSPELPPKVDVVTALHACNTATDDAIRFALAKQARHIVLVPCCQAEVASVLRKHKGKLLAGNPLTEIWRHPLHTREFGSQVTNVLRCLQLEAHGYQVSVTELVGWEHSMKNELIIAQYKDLPRRRPAERLEDVLEQLGLEEMRERFFTTPA from the coding sequence ATGTCCAATACCCACGAAATCCGCCCCGGCCAGTCCATCGAGCTGCTCAAGGAACTCCATATCCTGACGCGCGACGGCAAGATGAACCAGGACAGCCGGCGCAAGCTCAAGCAGGTCTACCACCTGTTCCAGTTCATCGAACCGCTGCTGCAGGAGGTCAAGCAAGACCGCGGCCGCGTCACGCTGGCCGACCATGGCGCCGGCAAGTCCTACCTCGGCTTTATCCTGTATGACCTGTTTTTCAAGACGCTGCAGGACGACTCCCACATCTACGGCATCGAGACCCGCGAAGAGCTGGTGAAGACCTCGCAGGCGCTGGCCGCGCGGCTGGGTTTTCCGGGGATGTCGTTCCTGAACCTGTCGGTGGCGGATTCGATCACCTCGCCGGAGCTGCCGCCGAAGGTGGACGTGGTTACCGCGCTGCACGCGTGCAATACCGCGACCGACGACGCGATCCGCTTCGCGCTGGCCAAGCAGGCGCGGCATATCGTGCTGGTGCCGTGCTGCCAGGCGGAAGTCGCAAGCGTGCTGCGCAAGCACAAGGGCAAGCTGCTGGCCGGCAACCCGCTGACCGAGATCTGGCGCCATCCGCTGCATACGCGCGAGTTCGGCAGCCAGGTGACCAACGTGCTGCGCTGCCTGCAGCTCGAGGCGCACGGCTACCAGGTCAGCGTGACCGAGCTGGTGGGCTGGGAACACTCGATGAAGAACGAGCTGATCATCGCGCAATACAAGGACCTGCCGCGCCGGCGCCCGGCCGAGCGGCTCGAGGACGTGCTGGAACAACTCGGGCTGGAGGAGATGCGCGAGCGCTTCTTCACCACACCGGCGTAA
- a CDS encoding FAD-linked oxidase has product MAQLSSELVEGLKSRLRGQLLQPADPGYDEARSIWNAMIDRHPALIVRAAGTADVIAAVNFARDNGVLLAIRGGGHNIGGLAICEAGMVLDLSQMKSVRVDPKAQRGYVEPGATLRDFDHEAQAFGLATPLGINSTTGVAGLTLGGGFGWLSRKFGTTVDNLVSAQVVTADGKLLRASADENADLFWALRGGGGNFGVVTMFEFRLHPVGPEVYGGLIVYPLEQAAAVIPAYRELYESMPDELTVWVVLRQAPPLPFLPPEAHGKPIAALAICYIGPPDKGPQLVEPLRKLGTPYGEHVGPMPFTAWQQAFDPLLTPGARNYWKSHNFAGLDDGMITMLIEQIGKLPSPQCEVFIGAMGGQTNRVAPDATAYASRDAKFIMNLHGRWDSPADDDRCIAWAREVFRAATPYALGSVYVNFLTQEEVDRVGAAYGLNYDRLVEVKRRYDPDNLFRHNHNINPSA; this is encoded by the coding sequence ATGGCCCAGCTATCCAGCGAACTTGTCGAGGGACTCAAGTCCCGCCTGAGGGGGCAGTTGCTGCAACCGGCCGACCCCGGCTACGACGAGGCCCGCAGCATCTGGAATGCGATGATCGACCGCCACCCGGCGCTGATCGTGCGAGCCGCCGGCACTGCCGACGTGATCGCCGCCGTCAATTTCGCGCGCGACAACGGCGTGCTGCTGGCGATACGCGGCGGCGGCCACAATATCGGCGGACTGGCGATCTGCGAAGCCGGCATGGTGCTCGACCTGTCGCAGATGAAGTCCGTGCGCGTCGATCCCAAGGCGCAGCGTGGCTACGTGGAGCCCGGCGCCACGCTGCGCGACTTCGACCATGAAGCGCAGGCCTTCGGCCTGGCCACGCCGCTGGGCATCAACTCCACCACGGGCGTCGCGGGGCTGACGCTGGGCGGCGGCTTCGGCTGGCTCAGCCGCAAGTTCGGCACCACGGTCGACAACCTGGTATCGGCGCAGGTGGTGACTGCCGACGGCAAGCTGCTGCGCGCCAGCGCCGACGAGAACGCCGACCTGTTCTGGGCGCTGCGCGGTGGCGGCGGCAACTTCGGCGTGGTGACCATGTTCGAGTTCCGCCTGCACCCGGTGGGGCCGGAAGTGTATGGCGGCCTGATCGTCTATCCGCTGGAGCAGGCGGCCGCCGTGATCCCCGCCTACCGCGAGCTGTACGAGTCGATGCCGGACGAGCTGACCGTATGGGTGGTGCTGCGCCAGGCGCCGCCGCTGCCGTTCCTGCCTCCCGAGGCGCACGGCAAGCCGATCGCGGCGCTGGCGATCTGCTATATCGGCCCGCCCGACAAGGGTCCCCAACTGGTCGAGCCGCTGCGCAAGCTTGGCACGCCCTACGGCGAGCACGTCGGCCCGATGCCATTCACCGCCTGGCAGCAGGCCTTCGATCCATTGCTGACGCCGGGCGCGCGCAACTACTGGAAGTCGCATAACTTTGCCGGCCTGGACGACGGCATGATCACGATGCTGATCGAGCAGATCGGCAAGCTGCCGTCCCCGCAGTGCGAGGTCTTTATCGGCGCGATGGGCGGCCAGACCAACCGCGTGGCCCCGGACGCGACCGCTTATGCCAGCCGCGACGCCAAGTTCATCATGAACCTGCACGGGCGCTGGGATTCGCCTGCCGACGACGACCGGTGCATCGCCTGGGCACGCGAAGTGTTCCGCGCGGCGACGCCCTATGCACTGGGCAGCGTCTACGTCAACTTTCTGACCCAGGAAGAGGTCGACCGCGTCGGCGCGGCGTACGGGCTCAACTATGACCGGCTGGTCGAGGTGAAGCGGCGCTACGACCCGGACAACCTGTTCCGTCATAACCACAACATCAACCCCTCGGCGTAG
- a CDS encoding NAD(FAD)-utilizing dehydrogenase (K07007: K07007): protein MPSSLNPSLHSTSTDVAIIGGGPAGLMAAEVLAAQGVSVALYDAMPSVGRKFLMAGKGGMNLTHAEPEPAFLGRYGTRAAQIAPMLAGFGPQALREWVHGLGIDTFVGSSGRVFPTDMKAAPMLRAWLHRLRESGVQFHMRHRWLGWEDGAQHTLRFATPHGEVSVQARAVVLALGGASWARLGSDGAWVPRLAERGVEIAPLRPANCGFDVAWSEGFASRFAGTPVKPVAIALTDPDGHPHYRQGEFVISANGIEGSLVYALSAPIRDRLEAEGNVVIHLDLLPSHNAEQVSTEANHPRGSRSLSSHLQSRLGITGVKAALLRECLLKDAMYDPGTLAISLKALPLRLLRARPIDEVISSAGGVRFEAMDERLMLRAMPGVFCAGEMLDWEAPTGGYLLTACFASGRTAALGAAAYLQQA from the coding sequence ATGCCCTCTTCCCTCAACCCTTCCCTGCACAGCACCAGTACCGACGTTGCCATCATCGGCGGCGGCCCGGCCGGGCTGATGGCCGCCGAAGTGCTGGCGGCACAGGGTGTCAGCGTGGCCTTGTATGACGCGATGCCGTCGGTCGGGCGCAAGTTCCTGATGGCCGGCAAGGGCGGTATGAACCTGACGCATGCGGAGCCGGAGCCGGCCTTCCTGGGCCGCTATGGCACCCGCGCGGCACAGATCGCGCCGATGCTAGCGGGCTTCGGCCCGCAGGCCCTGCGCGAGTGGGTGCATGGGCTTGGCATCGACACCTTTGTCGGCAGTTCGGGCCGCGTCTTCCCGACCGACATGAAGGCCGCGCCGATGCTGCGCGCCTGGCTGCACCGGCTGCGTGAATCCGGCGTGCAGTTCCATATGCGCCATCGCTGGCTGGGTTGGGAGGACGGCGCGCAGCACACCCTGCGCTTCGCTACGCCGCACGGCGAAGTGTCCGTGCAGGCTCGCGCCGTGGTGCTGGCGCTGGGCGGCGCAAGCTGGGCGCGGCTGGGATCGGATGGCGCGTGGGTGCCGCGACTGGCGGAGCGCGGTGTCGAGATTGCGCCATTGCGGCCGGCCAACTGCGGTTTCGATGTGGCGTGGAGCGAAGGCTTTGCCTCGCGCTTCGCGGGCACGCCGGTCAAGCCGGTGGCCATCGCCCTCACGGATCCCGACGGCCATCCGCACTACCGGCAGGGCGAGTTCGTGATCAGCGCGAACGGCATCGAAGGCAGCCTGGTCTATGCGCTGTCGGCACCGATCCGTGACCGCCTCGAAGCCGAAGGCAACGTGGTCATCCACCTGGACCTGCTGCCTTCGCACAACGCCGAACAGGTCAGCACCGAGGCCAACCACCCACGCGGCTCGCGTTCGCTGTCGAGCCACCTGCAAAGCCGGCTCGGTATCACGGGCGTGAAGGCAGCGCTGCTGCGCGAATGCCTGCTGAAGGACGCGATGTACGACCCCGGCACGCTGGCCATCTCGCTCAAGGCGCTGCCGCTGCGGCTGCTGCGCGCGCGGCCAATCGATGAAGTGATCAGCAGCGCCGGCGGCGTGCGTTTCGAAGCGATGGATGAACGGCTGATGCTGCGCGCAATGCCCGGCGTGTTCTGCGCGGGCGAGATGCTCGACTGGGAAGCGCCCACCGGCGGCTACCTGCTGACGGCATGCTTCGCCAGCGGGCGCACCGCGGCGCTGGGCGCCGCGGCGTACCTGCAGCAGGCTTAG
- a CDS encoding 2-aminoethylphosphonate aminotransferase (K03430: phnW; 2-aminoethylphosphonate-pyruvate transaminase [EC:2.6.1.37]), whose protein sequence is MLLLNPGPVTLSERVRRSLLQPDLCHRESEFFDLQDEARARLLDIYRLDPAEWAAILMTGSGTAAVESMIAALVPAGGKLLIVENGVYGERITQIASQYRIDHEVLKHDWMQAPDPDRLAAMLDADRTIGHVAVIHHETTTGRLNDLHALDAVCRQRGVRLLVDAVSSFGAEAIDFGGSIAAVAATANKCLHGVPGAAFVIARRDALAQAASRTYYLDLGRLARLQDQRNTPFTPSVHAYYALVEALRELHDSGGQPARHAHYAALAEQVRAGLALRGIASALPADQSSVVLRAYRLPASLSYTQLHDGLKARGFVIYAGQGQLSSELFRISTMGHIQAHDIERLLRGFAALMT, encoded by the coding sequence ATGCTATTGCTCAACCCCGGCCCGGTTACCTTGTCTGAGCGCGTCCGCCGCAGCCTGCTGCAGCCCGACCTATGTCATCGCGAAAGCGAATTCTTCGATTTGCAGGACGAGGCGCGCGCGCGGCTGCTCGACATCTACCGGCTGGACCCCGCCGAGTGGGCTGCGATATTGATGACTGGGTCAGGCACAGCAGCAGTCGAAAGCATGATTGCCGCGCTGGTGCCCGCGGGCGGCAAGCTGCTCATTGTCGAGAACGGCGTGTACGGCGAGCGCATCACGCAGATTGCGAGTCAATACCGCATCGACCATGAGGTGCTCAAGCATGACTGGATGCAGGCGCCCGATCCCGACCGGCTGGCCGCTATGCTCGACGCGGACCGGACCATCGGCCATGTGGCGGTGATCCACCATGAAACGACGACCGGGCGCTTGAACGATCTGCACGCGCTCGACGCCGTTTGCCGCCAGCGAGGCGTTCGCTTGCTGGTCGACGCCGTCAGCAGCTTCGGCGCCGAGGCGATCGACTTCGGCGGCAGCATTGCCGCCGTGGCCGCCACTGCCAACAAGTGCCTGCACGGCGTGCCGGGGGCCGCCTTCGTGATCGCGCGGCGTGACGCGCTGGCCCAGGCCGCAAGCCGGACCTACTACCTGGATCTTGGCCGGCTGGCACGCCTGCAGGATCAGCGCAACACCCCTTTCACCCCGTCCGTGCACGCCTACTACGCCCTGGTGGAAGCGCTGCGCGAGCTCCACGACAGCGGCGGCCAGCCCGCCAGGCACGCGCACTATGCGGCCCTGGCCGAGCAAGTGCGCGCGGGACTTGCGTTGCGTGGCATCGCAAGCGCGTTGCCGGCGGACCAGTCCTCCGTCGTCCTGCGCGCCTACCGTTTGCCGGCAAGCTTGTCGTACACGCAGTTGCACGACGGCTTGAAAGCGCGCGGCTTTGTGATCTATGCAGGGCAGGGGCAGCTGTCGAGCGAACTATTCCGGATCTCCACGATGGGACATATCCAGGCGCACGACATCGAGCGCCTGCTGCGGGGGTTTGCGGCATTGATGACTTGA
- a CDS encoding phosphonopyruvate decarboxylase encodes MIEAAQFIEAALARGFSWYAGVPCSYLTPFINYVLQDPSLHYVSSANEGDAVALIAGVTLGARGGRRGITMMQNSGLGNAVSPLTSLTWTFRLPQLLIVTWRGQPGTADEPQHALMGPITPAMLDTMEIPWELFPTDAAAIGPALDRALAHMDATGRPYALVMQKGSVAPYALKPQDRPAPRARCAVRTQWRGGAPDALPSRRDALQRVIAHTPAASTVVLASTGFCGRELYALDDRPNQLYMVGSMGCVAPFALGLALVRPDLHVVAIDGDGAALMRMGNFATLGAYGPSNLTHVLLDNGAHDSTGAQATVSPNVSFAGVAAACGYASAVEGDRLELLDDWLAAAVPVEPGAPAPGSRFVRLMIRAGTPDGLPRPTITPAEVKSRLARHIGADHGEN; translated from the coding sequence ATGATCGAAGCGGCTCAGTTTATCGAGGCGGCGCTGGCGCGTGGCTTCTCCTGGTATGCGGGGGTGCCGTGCTCCTACCTCACCCCCTTCATCAATTACGTGCTGCAGGATCCATCGTTGCACTACGTCTCGTCGGCGAACGAAGGCGACGCGGTAGCGCTGATCGCAGGCGTGACGCTCGGGGCCAGAGGGGGCCGGCGCGGCATCACGATGATGCAGAACTCCGGCCTTGGCAATGCGGTGAGCCCGCTCACTTCGCTGACCTGGACGTTTCGCCTGCCGCAATTGCTGATCGTGACCTGGCGAGGGCAACCGGGCACCGCGGACGAGCCGCAGCACGCGCTGATGGGCCCGATCACGCCTGCGATGCTCGACACCATGGAGATACCCTGGGAGCTGTTCCCGACCGACGCGGCCGCCATCGGCCCGGCGCTCGATCGCGCGCTGGCGCATATGGACGCGACCGGACGCCCTTACGCGCTGGTCATGCAAAAGGGCAGTGTCGCGCCCTATGCGCTCAAGCCGCAGGATCGACCCGCGCCGCGTGCGCGATGCGCGGTGCGCACGCAATGGCGGGGGGGCGCGCCGGATGCGCTGCCTTCGCGTCGCGATGCCTTGCAGCGCGTGATTGCACATACGCCGGCCGCTTCGACGGTGGTACTGGCATCGACCGGTTTCTGCGGCCGCGAACTGTATGCGCTCGATGACCGGCCAAACCAGCTCTATATGGTGGGCTCGATGGGTTGCGTGGCGCCGTTTGCGCTCGGCCTCGCACTGGTGCGCCCGGACCTGCATGTGGTCGCCATCGACGGCGATGGCGCCGCCCTGATGCGCATGGGCAACTTCGCCACGCTGGGTGCATACGGCCCGTCGAACCTCACGCACGTGCTGCTCGACAACGGCGCACACGACTCGACCGGCGCACAGGCCACGGTGTCGCCCAATGTGTCATTCGCCGGCGTGGCGGCGGCTTGCGGCTATGCCTCGGCGGTCGAAGGCGACCGCCTCGAGCTGCTTGACGATTGGCTTGCGGCGGCTGTGCCTGTCGAGCCGGGTGCACCCGCTCCCGGCTCGCGTTTCGTGCGGCTGATGATACGCGCCGGCACGCCGGATGGCCTGCCCCGGCCCACCATCACCCCCGCGGAAGTGAAGTCACGCCTCGCGCGCCACATCGGCGCTGATCACGGAGAGAACTGA
- a CDS encoding hypothetical protein (K07282: pgsA, capA; poly-gamma-glutamate synthesis protein (capsule biosynthesis protein)), translated as MNPSTSPPLFLCGDVMTGRGIDQILAHPSQPLLHESYVHSALDYVHLAERKAGPIARLAAPEYPWGVALAELESRAARPRIVNLETAITTSDDAWPGKSVHYRMHPGNIACLQAAGIDCAVLANNHVLDWGRAGLDDTLAALDGAHIEHAGAGPDEASAARAALLPLPGGGRVVVLGFAMENAGTPAAWRASAGHSGVNLLDDWSDASLERIAAQVRGIRRAGDVVVISIHWGPNWGYRIDPAQRAFARGLVGRAGADIVHGHSSHHPLGIELHAGKPILYGCGDFINDYEGIGGYDEYRPDLALMAFVSFDRGGRADLRLVPLRRSHFRLQYAREVDIAWLLAMLADEGRALGTSCERSGVHELRVFAA; from the coding sequence ATGAACCCTTCGACCTCACCTCCCCTATTCCTTTGCGGCGACGTGATGACCGGCCGCGGCATCGACCAGATCCTCGCGCATCCCAGCCAGCCGCTGCTGCACGAATCGTATGTGCATTCCGCGCTCGACTACGTGCACCTTGCCGAGCGCAAAGCCGGACCGATCGCGCGCCTCGCCGCGCCGGAATACCCGTGGGGCGTGGCGCTGGCGGAACTAGAAAGCCGCGCGGCGCGGCCGCGCATCGTCAATCTCGAAACCGCCATCACCACCAGCGACGACGCCTGGCCGGGCAAGTCGGTGCACTACCGGATGCATCCGGGCAATATCGCTTGCCTGCAGGCGGCGGGCATCGACTGCGCGGTACTGGCCAACAACCATGTGCTCGACTGGGGACGCGCAGGGCTGGACGATACGCTGGCAGCACTGGACGGGGCGCACATCGAGCATGCCGGCGCCGGCCCCGACGAGGCCTCCGCCGCACGTGCCGCGCTGTTGCCGCTGCCGGGCGGCGGCCGCGTGGTGGTGCTTGGCTTTGCGATGGAGAACGCCGGCACGCCGGCGGCGTGGCGCGCCAGTGCCGGGCATTCGGGCGTGAACCTGCTCGATGACTGGTCCGATGCTTCGCTTGAACGCATCGCGGCACAAGTGCGCGGCATCAGGCGGGCGGGCGACGTGGTAGTGATTTCAATCCACTGGGGACCGAACTGGGGCTACCGCATCGACCCGGCGCAACGCGCCTTCGCACGCGGCCTGGTGGGGCGCGCCGGCGCGGATATCGTCCACGGCCATTCCTCGCACCATCCGCTCGGCATCGAGCTGCATGCGGGCAAGCCGATCCTCTACGGCTGCGGCGACTTCATCAACGACTACGAAGGCATCGGCGGCTACGACGAGTACCGGCCCGACCTGGCGCTGATGGCCTTCGTCAGCTTCGATCGCGGCGGCCGCGCCGACCTGCGGCTGGTGCCGCTGCGCCGCAGCCATTTCCGGCTGCAATATGCGCGCGAAGTGGATATCGCGTGGCTGCTGGCGATGCTCGCGGACGAAGGGCGCGCGCTTGGCACAAGTTGCGAGCGCAGTGGCGTGCACGAGTTGCGCGTGTTCGCGGCGTGA
- a CDS encoding hypothetical protein (K09941: K09941; hypothetical protein), with translation MTVSPSIAIMSSAATSADTVIAATRHWLERAVIGLNLCPFAKSVYVKEQVRYVVSTATEAPDVMDDLERELRLLEAADPAQIDTTLLILPDAVADFLDFNDLLYFAERLLGSLGLEGTLQIASFHPHYQFAGTEPDDIENYTNRAPYPILHLLREDSIARAVAAFPDAADIYARNQATMRRLGHAGWQRWMAGEDEPRKG, from the coding sequence ATGACGGTTTCCCCGAGTATTGCCATCATGTCTTCCGCCGCCACCTCCGCAGACACCGTCATTGCCGCCACCCGCCACTGGCTGGAGCGCGCCGTGATCGGGCTCAATCTGTGCCCGTTCGCCAAAAGCGTGTATGTGAAGGAACAGGTCCGCTACGTGGTCAGCACGGCCACGGAAGCGCCGGATGTGATGGACGACCTGGAACGCGAACTGCGCCTGCTGGAGGCAGCCGACCCTGCGCAGATCGACACGACGCTGCTGATCCTGCCGGATGCGGTGGCGGACTTCCTCGACTTCAACGACCTGCTGTATTTCGCCGAGCGCCTGCTCGGCAGCCTCGGCCTGGAAGGCACGCTGCAGATCGCCAGCTTCCATCCGCACTACCAGTTCGCGGGCACCGAGCCGGACGATATCGAGAACTACACCAACCGCGCCCCGTATCCGATTCTGCACCTGCTGCGCGAAGACAGCATCGCGCGCGCGGTGGCGGCGTTCCCGGATGCGGCGGATATCTACGCGCGCAACCAGGCCACCATGCGCCGCCTCGGCCATGCCGGCTGGCAGCGCTGGATGGCGGGCGAGGACGAGCCGCGGAAAGGCTGA
- a CDS encoding hypothetical protein (K09749: K09749; hypothetical protein): MIHESGLRLELTEPGEQVHARYTPEPGRLPPDHDSLKQCLASLGWAGARLEARAVAQFLAQCQRAEHEIDATIGALIDGAFELDITGDGLAVRLTLMPPEGGRPVTAEDIRRAVADLGVVAPIQSLALDAALAEGTCELRTIAAGVAPRQGEPARFVNLLEPRKPAQADDEATKVDLRDLGNLLLLSPGTPLMRRIPAVPGNDGVDVFGKPIAADPVEDPPFAEGLTGAAADPDDANLLVAVIAGSPVVGVYGISVSPVVQVESVDLHSGNVAFDGTLRVSGDIRTGMSVSVSGDVVVEGTIEAANVEAGGNVVVKGGIIGKAKSRHTEGGISRASVRCKGAVKARFIENAVVEAGTEVTVDSGIRQSDVAAGERIVVGGPGVQGSISGGRSRAMLAVRAAVLGAPAGTATSVQVGLNPYADAQRAALEGDRRRLLEEQNKVRQLVAFFAQHPDKAVGDLREKARATLFKLSRDLFELEGRLTELGQQMQPAADAVIDAAHRIHGGVTLQVGSRVLKVMEDKPGGQIRLVDDRIAVT, from the coding sequence ATGATTCACGAGTCAGGTTTGCGCCTGGAGCTCACGGAGCCAGGCGAGCAGGTGCATGCGCGCTACACGCCGGAGCCCGGCAGGTTACCGCCGGATCACGACAGCCTCAAGCAATGCCTGGCCAGCCTGGGCTGGGCCGGCGCGCGGCTGGAAGCGCGCGCGGTGGCGCAGTTCCTGGCGCAATGCCAGCGCGCCGAGCATGAGATCGACGCCACCATCGGCGCGCTGATCGACGGCGCTTTTGAACTCGATATCACCGGCGACGGCCTGGCCGTGCGGCTGACGCTGATGCCGCCCGAAGGCGGAAGGCCGGTCACCGCGGAGGACATCCGCCGTGCCGTGGCGGACCTTGGCGTGGTGGCGCCGATCCAGAGCCTTGCATTGGATGCCGCACTGGCCGAAGGCACCTGCGAGCTGCGCACCATCGCCGCCGGCGTGGCACCCCGCCAGGGCGAGCCGGCGCGCTTCGTCAACCTGCTTGAGCCGCGCAAGCCGGCGCAGGCCGACGACGAAGCCACCAAGGTCGACCTGCGCGACCTGGGCAACCTGCTGCTGCTCAGCCCCGGCACGCCGCTGATGCGCCGCATCCCGGCCGTGCCCGGCAACGACGGCGTGGACGTGTTCGGCAAGCCCATCGCGGCAGATCCTGTGGAGGATCCACCCTTCGCAGAAGGCCTCACCGGCGCGGCCGCCGATCCCGACGATGCCAACCTGCTGGTCGCGGTGATCGCAGGATCCCCTGTGGTCGGCGTCTATGGCATCTCGGTCAGCCCGGTGGTGCAGGTGGAGTCGGTCGACCTGCATTCCGGCAATGTCGCGTTCGACGGCACGCTGCGCGTGTCGGGCGATATCCGTACCGGCATGTCGGTAAGCGTGAGCGGCGACGTGGTGGTCGAAGGCACCATCGAGGCCGCCAACGTCGAGGCGGGCGGCAACGTCGTGGTCAAGGGCGGCATTATCGGCAAGGCCAAGTCCAGACACACCGAAGGCGGTATCAGCCGCGCCAGCGTGCGCTGCAAGGGCGCGGTGAAGGCGCGCTTTATCGAGAACGCCGTGGTCGAGGCCGGTACCGAGGTCACTGTCGACAGCGGCATCCGCCAGAGCGATGTTGCCGCGGGCGAGCGCATCGTGGTGGGCGGCCCCGGCGTGCAGGGCAGCATCAGCGGCGGCCGCAGCCGCGCCATGCTGGCCGTGCGCGCCGCGGTGCTGGGCGCCCCGGCCGGCACCGCCACCAGCGTGCAGGTCGGCCTGAACCCCTACGCCGACGCGCAGCGCGCCGCGCTGGAAGGCGATCGCCGCCGGCTGCTGGAAGAGCAGAACAAGGTCAGGCAACTGGTGGCGTTCTTCGCCCAGCACCCGGACAAAGCCGTCGGCGACCTGCGCGAGAAGGCGCGCGCGACGCTGTTCAAGCTCTCGCGCGACCTGTTCGAGCTGGAGGGGCGGCTGACCGAACTCGGCCAGCAGATGCAGCCCGCCGCCGACGCCGTGATCGACGCCGCGCACCGCATCCACGGCGGCGTTACGCTGCAGGTAGGCAGCCGTGTGCTCAAAGTGATGGAAGACAAGCCTGGCGGGCAGATCCGGCTCGTCGACGACCGCATCGCGGTGACCTGA